AAGAAGATCTATCTTCTGAATTCCATCAATCCCTATCGTCCTGAAGGGCAGAAGTCGGTGTTATTCGAGATCATGGACCAGCTCAACTACGAGGTTCCGGACAGGATCGTCCTCCCTGTAGGCAATGCCGCCAATATTTGGGCCGTTTACAAGGCGCTGACCGAGCTCGAAGAGGTCGGATGGATCGATAAGATGCCCATGCTCACCGGCATACAGGCCGAAGGATCGAGCCCCGTGGCGAAAGCATTCGGAAAGCACGAAGAGGACTTTGTGCCGGTCGAGAATCCCGAAACGCTTGCCACTGCGATCCGCATCGGCAACCCGGTCAGCGGCAGGAAGGCGCTTGCCGCGATATACAGCACGGGAGGTTACTCCGCTACGGTCACCGATGAGGAGATAATATCGGCCCAGAAGCTCACCGCAAGGAAAGAGGGCGTGTTCGTCGAACCTGCCTCTGCGGCATCCGTCGCAGGCATCTTGAAACTGAGGGAGCAGGGAATAATCGACCGTGACGAAAGAGTGGTCGCTATCTGCACAGGAAACGGCCTGAAGGATCCCGAAACAGCGGTAAAGTACAGCGAGCCGCCGATAAGGTGCTCCAACTCCGTCGCGGAAGTGGAAAGGATCCTGTCTCAGTGATCAGAAGTCGAATATATTCGACTGCTTCGAAACCTTTTCCCCATTAAATTCAGCGGACATAGCGTCCAGATCTTCCATTTCGGGGTCCCACTCCGGCATGGGAATCTCCTTGCCGACCGATCCTCCGGCCTGATTCTTGAGGCTCTTCGCGAGTGAAGGGCCGATGCGCGGGAGAGAGGCGAGTTTATTCTCATCGGCCGACATGATGTCCGACCTTTTGCGGTATCCAGCATTATACAGGGTCCTCGCCCTGGTCCTGCCGACGCCCCGGAACGATACAAGGTCGATCAGCTCGTCCTTCACGCCGTACTTTATGCGTGTGAGCAGAGGCCTTATGGCCCTGACGGAATCCGGCCTCATGATGTATGCTATCTCGCTCATGGAATACATGATCCAGTCCATCATGTCCACCCTCGAGCGGACGTCCCCGGGACCTATACCCAGAGACTCGGTCAGGACATCCTCGGGAATCTCGGAGATCCAGTCCTCGGTCATGGCGGAAACCTTCAGGGCTCCCATGAATACTTCATAATTGAAATCCGGGTCTTCGAAAGGATCGAAAAGGCATTTTCCTTCATATTCTTCGGCAAGAGCGCCAAGCCTGGCCTCGTCGCTCTTCTTTGGATATAGTCCCATAACGTCGGGAGTTAAAGCGGCCGCGAGGAGCACCGAGAAAACGTCAGTGTCTTCCTTCATATTCTTGACGGCATCCCTGAGGATGACCGCGGACTTTGGGTCGATATACAGGTCGGAAATTCTTTTTCCGAAGGGAAGTATCCTCACGGACCCGCCGTTCTTTTCTATCATTCCTTCTCTCGCCAGGAAATCGGTGACCTTCTCAACGACGCTTTCCACTCCGAAAAGGGACGAGGTGCTCCCATAGAAGGTGGAGCGGAGGAAGTCGACGATATCGTCATCGGAGGAAGCGTCGCCGGTGGCGATGAGGCCCAACATATGGCTCCTCAACGTAACTTCGTTGCCCAGCTTCGATGTCAGGCGCTCTGTGTCGTGCATTATGTAGTCGTACATCAGGCGGTCGCTGTCGCGTAGGTTCTTTGCGATCAGCACAGCCTCGCCATAAGGATCATAACCCGGCCTACCCGCGCGGCCGCACATCTGTTTGACCTCCATCACGGAAATGGGGACCATTCCAGCGTTCGATTCGAACCTTCCCGTATCTCTGACGATGACTCTTCTTGCCGGAAGATTGATGCCCGCAGCCAAGGTTGGCGTGGCGACAATGCACTTGATGAGCCCGCTGCGGAAGTTATCCTCCACGTACTTCCTCTGCCTGTATGTCAGGCCAGCATTGTGGAATGCGGTTCCCGAGGAAACACATTGTGCCAGCTTCTTTCCCAGAGATGTGGTCTCCGAACCTCCTTCGAGCAGGTCGGAGTCCTGTTTTGACAGAGTTCTGCCTGCATACTCTTCCATCTTCGCAGAATATTTCGTCGCCAGGGATTCGGTGGACCTGCGCGCGTTCACGAACACGAGGCACTGTCCGCCCTCCTCTATCGTCTGTTTGATAAGCGCCCATATCTCGTCTTTTTCAGCAGGCACTTCTTTCTTTTTCATGTCGTCGAACTTTATCTCCCCGTCGAAGAACACGCCTTCTCTCAACGGGACCGGGCGCCAATCGCTCCTGACAAGCTTGGCATCAAGCCACATGGCCAGATCTTCGGCGTTTGATATTGTTGCCGACAGCGCTATTATCTGAAGGTTGGGATTCCTTCTCATCAGTTTGGTAAGAGCAACTTCCAAGGTGGGACCTCTTCCGGGGTCATGTATCATGTGCACTTCGTCGGCTATCACCAGGCCAACGGAATCTATCCATCTGCTTCCGTGACGGATCATCGAGTCCGCTTTCTCCGAAGTTGCCACCACTATGTCCGCGTCCCTGACGCCACCGTCGTCCGAGTCAAGGTCGCCCGTGCTCATAGCAACTGTAAATCCAAGGTGGGAAAAGGAATCCAGATCTTCCTTTTTTTCCGAGGCCAACGCTTTTAGCGGAACAATATACAGGACCTTTTTATGTTCTTCAAGGACCTTTTTGATAGCCGGTATATATCCGATAAGCGATTTACCGGAAGCAGTAGGCACGGAGACGACGATACTGTGCCCCTCAAGGGCTATGGGCAGCGCCGACGCCTGCGGAGGATGTAGTTCAATGAAGCCGTGTTCCCGAAGGGCATCAGCGACGTTGTCAGGAACGTCAAGTTCATCGAATCTCATGTGCGGGCATATGGGACGCGATAATTAACCCTTATCGAAGCGTTCTTGCACAATCGTTAATTATGTCCTGATAATATAACAGCGAAATGGATAAGAAAGTCCTCCTCGCACTGGTTTTGGTCGTGCCGTTTTTGTTTCTGCCTTTAGCCTCAGCGGATAGCTCGGAAGCAGAGGTAACAGATTTTACCTCATATTATTCCCAGCTAGACGACGAGGAAAAGGCCGTGTACGATGCTGTCGATACACAGCCCAATGCCGAAAACGGTTGGACCGCCACGCTGTCCGCGGAAGCTACCGCGGATTCCGTTAAGCATGCCGTAGCGGCCGCATACCTTGACGACCCGGGAAAGATCTGGTTATGGATGGTTCCAACTGATCTTGCCAACACTTACGTTTACGACCAGACGGCCAAGACAATCACATTCACGCTTTTGACGGGCGTTTCTTCGTCTTATACTGAAGCCATGGAAGATTTCGCAGAGGGGCTGGGAATACAGGCCGACACCTCTGCCTCGGAGGCCGTCAGTATAATAAATTCCAAGCTTCGCAACGTCGCGGAATATACGGATGATACGGACAATCCCCTCTACTATACGGCATATGGGGCAATCGTATTAGGGAAAGCGAACAGTTTCGGTTTTGCGGCCGCTGTCAAGTACTGTGCTTCGAATAACACGATCAACAACTATGACGTCGCCCTCGTATGCGGAAAACTGAATGACCCAGACGGATCTTATTCACACGCATGGAATGTCGTAAGGGACACGGATGCGTGGTACGGTGTCGATGTGGGCCTCAACGAAGAGAAAGATACAAACACATATCTTATGAAGGCCTCCAACGATCATGGATACAATACCGATTACACATTCGCCGCATCGCATGACCCAGATATTTCAAATTACATCGGCACGAACGTTGTGATCGATACGCCTGAACTGTTCGTAAGGCCTCCAGAGGTTGTTCCAGAGCCCACTTTCATAGAGAAATACGGTGGGGACATAGTTATAATAACCATAGTTGCCGTTCTCTGCATCGTATTGGCGTTTTTCGCTAGACGTGTTTGATTATGAGCAATGTTTATATAAAAGAACATACTAATTCATGAGGAATAAAGATGGAAAAGAAGATGGAAGAGAAGCCGACCGACGAGCCTTTAGAGAAGTGGATCGAGAGGCAGACCTTCAAGTCCACAGAGGATGTCGAGATACCTGAGAAGATGTCCGATCGCGTTATCGGGCAGGACGTTGCAGTGGAGGTCATGAAGAAGGCGGCCTCCCAGAAGAGGCACGTCATGCTCATCGGTGAGCCAGGTACCGGAAAGTCGATGCTTGCCAATTCGATGGTCGAGTATCTCCCCAAGGAGGACCTGCAGGATGTTGTGGCATATCATAATCCAGAGGATTTCAACGAGCCCAGGATAAGGGCCCTGCCCTCGGGCAAAGGCAAGGCGATCGTCGCCGAGCAGAAGGCCCATGCCGCCGTCGTTAAAAACCAGAAGAGCACGATGTACATCTACGTCAGCATGTTCATAATTATACTGGGACTTCTGGGTTCCATATTCTTCAACAACTGGACGATCATGTTCATATCGCTTTTCAGCGTGTTCATAATATTGCTGTTCCTCAGGAACCCCAACCAGAAGACCGAAGTTATAATCGTCCCTAAGGTCCTGGTAGGCCACAATGTCGGAGATATGCCGCCGTTCGTGGACGCTACGGGCGCCCATGCAGGCGCGTTGCTCGGCGACGTCAGGCACGACCCGTTCCAGTCCGGAGGCCTCGAGACTCCTTCTCATGACAGGATCGAGGCGGGAGATATCCACAAGGCAAACAAAGGGGTTCTGTTCATAGACGAGATCAACATGCTTAAGATGGAATCTCAGCAGGCGCTCCTCACTGCAATGCAGGAGAGGAAGATGTCAATCACCGGACAGTCCGAACGCTCTTCCGGAGCATTGGTAAAGTCTGAGCCGGTCCCCTGCGATTTCATACTTGTTTGCGCAGGGAACCTTGATGCTCTGAAGGGCATGCACCCGGCGCTCAGGTCGAGGATCAGAGGATACGGTTACGAAGTTTACATGCGCAACACCATGAAAGACACCGATGTCAACCGTTCGGATCTTGCCAGGTTCGTGGCCCAGGAGGTCAAGAAAGATGCCAAGATCCCTCATTTCGACAAATACGCCGTCGGAGAGATCATCAGGGAGGCCCAGCGTCGCGCCGGAAGGCGCGGGGAGCTCACACTCAGACTGAGGGAGCTCGGAGGCCTTATCCGTGTCTCGGGCGACGTTGCCGTCAAGAGGAACGCGAAGCTGGTCACCAAGGAAGATGTCCTTGAAGCAAAGTCTTCGGCACGCGGGCTCGAGCAGCAGATTGCAGACCGTTACGTCGAGTCCAACAAAGCGTACACTCTATTCAAGACCGAAGGTTCATCCGTGGGAATGATCAACGGCCTCGCTGCGATGAACTCTGATTCGGAAATGTCGGAATTCGCGGGAATAGTCCTTCCAATAGTCGCAGAGGTCACCCCGGCGCAGATGAAGAAGGGCGGACGCATAGTTGCGACCGGCCAACTCGGAGTGATCGCCAAGGAGGCGGTCGACAACATATCGGCGGTCATCAAGAAGTACACGATGACCAACCTCACGGACAGCGACATACACCTTCAGTACATCGGAACCTATTCCGGCGTCGAGGGCGACAGTGCGTCCATAACCATGGCCACTGTCATAATATCCGCTATGGAGAACATCCCGATACGCCAGGACCTGGCGATGACGGGAAGCCTCAACGTCAGGGGACAGGTGCTTCCGATAGGGGCAGTCACGGCAAAGCTGGAGGCCGCAGCGGCTTCCGGGATCAAGATGGCCCTCATACCCGAGAGCAACGTCAAGGATGTGCTGATCGAGGACAAGTACTATGATATGATGGACATCTATTCCGTTGCCAATCTGCGCGACGTGCTGGAGTACGCCTTCGTAGACTGCCCGATGAAGACCCAGTACCTGGAAAAGCTACTGCCTCTGACTCCGAACGGAAAGTCCACGGTCAAGAAACTGGAGCGCCCTCCCAGATACGAGATCAAGGTCCAGGAATTCGAGATCAAGCCCCCGGTCAAACCTCAGAAGAACATTGAGCCCGAACCCGAGCCCGAACCCCTGTCCGAACAGGACAGGGCCACCGGGGGAGCTCCCTGCGGAGCCTAACACTTTAACCCCAGGAGGGACATCATCAATTATGTCAGGAGGACACGGGTACGACAAATATTCGCTGATGATAGGCAGGTTCCAGCCTCTCCACAGGGGACATTTGGAAGTTATACGCCAGTGCGCGTCCGAGTCCGAAAATCTGACCATAGGGATAGGGAGCGCCCAGTATTCCCACTCCCTTGAAAATCCATTCACGGCAGGAGAGAGGTACCTCATGATCAAGAATACCCTTGACGATGAAGGGATCGAAAATTATTGCATAGTTCCGATAGAGGACATCAACCGTTATTCTGTTTGGGTGGCCCACGTGACGTCTATGTCGCCGCCGTTCACCTATGTCTATAGCAATAATCCCTTTACCCGCCGTCTTTTCGAGGAGTCAGGCTACAGAATAAAGGAATCCCCCATGTATAACAGGGATGAATATTCCGGTACGGAGGTCCGCAGGAGGATCGTTGCGGAAGAAAACTGGCGCCCGCTGGTTCCCGAGGCCGTCGCAGAAGTCATCGATGAGATAGACGGCATTGGCCGCATAAAGGACATATCGGGAGGAAATTGAGAATGTCGGTGTTGCGGAAGATGTCCGCCGCCCTTAAATCGACCGGTTCTACACTTTCTCTTGCAGAATCCTGCACGGGCGGGCTGATTTCAATGAAGATAACTCAGGATTCCGGTTCCTCGGATTATTTTATCGGAAGTGCGGTTACATACAGCAACATATCGAAAAGCAGGATACTCGGCGTGTCCCCGGAGACGCTGTCAAAATTCGGGGCGGTCAGCGAAGAGGCCGCGATCGAGATGGCCAAAGGGGCCGCCGAAGCGTTCCTTTCCGATTATGCCGCATCCGTGACGGGAATAGCGGGACCCAACGGAGGTACTAAACGCAAGCCGGTGGGGACTGTATGCATCGGGCTCACCGATGGAAGACGTTCTCTCGCATTCACGAAGCACTTCGAAGGTACCAGGGAGGAGGTCAGGGAACAGACGGCCGAAGCTGTCTTCGAGCTGTTGGCAGAGTTCGTAACGGAGAAGATATGAGCAGATATTCCAGGCAGGAGAAGCTTTTCGGCATCGAAGGCCAAAAGAAGCTCTCGGTCGCCACGGTAACCGTCGCGGGGTGCGGCGGGCTCGGCACATATCTTTCTTTGCTGCTGACGTCCGCGGGCATAGGAAAAATAAGGCTGGTCGACGGCGGCACACCATCGGAAACCGATCTGAACAGGCAGTTCTTCTATACCGGTGCCAAAGGATTCAAAGCAGACATCCTATCCAAGAGGCTCAGGGAGATAAATCCCGAAGTCGAGATAGAGACAATATGCAGATTCATCGAGGAAGACAACGCTCCCGAGATCATAGGCAAATGCGACGTCATAGCAGACTGTCTGGATTCGGTGAGATCGCGTCTGGTTATAAACAAATACGCCGTTTTGAACAATATACCTCTGGCACATGGGGGGATCGACGGTTTTTACGGTCAGGCCACATTCATATTTCCCGGCAGGACCCCATGTCTCCGCTGCATTCTCAGAGGTACTGACGAACGCGTTCCCGATTCTATGGCTCCGATAGTATCGCTTATCGCATCAGTTCAGGCTTCCGACATAGTCAAATTCATAACCGGGTCCGGCGAGACCATGGAGGGAAAGCTGTTCACGGTCTTTGCTGGCACAAATGATTACGGCACTGTTGCGATAAGCCCCGATCCCAAATGTCCCGTATGCGGACGAATCCAGTAATCTCGCTGAAAATAAATACAGCCCATCTATTTGGACAGTCATGAAGAAAATAATGACCGGGAAGGTAAAAGAGGTCTACAGTGTCGACGACGACACGCTGGAGTTCGCCTACACGGACAACATATCGGTTTTCGATAAGATAATTCCGTCCAAGATCCCCCACAAGGGGGAGACCCTGTGCAGGACGGCCAAGTTCTGGTTCGAACTTCTGTCGGAAAAAGGGATTCACAATCACTACATCAGCGAACCCGCCCCCGATAGGATGAGGGTTAAGAGGGTCGACATAATCAGGGATTACAGTAAGATCGACGGGCGCACCGTCAATTATCTGATACCTCTCGAGGTCATATGCAGGCACTATGCTGCCGGCTCGCTTATGGACCGCATAAAGGACGGGAAAGTAACCGCGGAGCAACTCGGATTCCCCAAGGGGCACACTGTGAAATACGGGGAGAAGCTCCCAACGCCGTTTCTGGAAGCAACGACCAAGCTCGAAGAGCACGACATGAATCTGACCGATGCGGAAGCAAAGAAGATGGCAGGGCTCAGCGACGCCGAGTACGAAGAGATTAAAAAAACAGTTCTCAAAATAGATGGAATAATCTCTGAAGAGGCGAAGAAGCGCGGCCTCATCCACTGCGACGGCAAAAAGGAGTTCGGTTATGACAGGGACCGTAAACTGATGGTTCTGGACACGTTCGGGACCTTGGACGAGGACCGCTGGTGGGATGCCTCGGAGTATGAGGGCGGCAAGGTCGTCGAGCTGTCCAAGGAGTTTGTACGCCAGTACTACCGCGAGAGCGGATATCATGCAAAGCTGATGGAGGC
The DNA window shown above is from Methanomassiliicoccaceae archaeon and carries:
- the thrC gene encoding threonine synthase; translation: MANHKVMCWDCGATVEDPFVSVCPKCGGLLTVKMELEKVKEKKPEDLRKEPLGVWRYHDFMPVDPKHKISIQEGGTPLYKTYALAEKAGVKEMFVKFEGLNPTGSFKDRGMTIGVTRAKELDAKVVGCASTGNTSASLAAYAAKAGMKCAVFLPSGKVAAGKLAQALFYGAKVLSIDGNFDDALALARKMADEKKIYLLNSINPYRPEGQKSVLFEIMDQLNYEVPDRIVLPVGNAANIWAVYKALTELEEVGWIDKMPMLTGIQAEGSSPVAKAFGKHEEDFVPVENPETLATAIRIGNPVSGRKALAAIYSTGGYSATVTDEEIISAQKLTARKEGVFVEPASAASVAGILKLREQGIIDRDERVVAICTGNGLKDPETAVKYSEPPIRCSNSVAEVERILSQ
- a CDS encoding DEAD/DEAH box helicase; the protein is MRFDELDVPDNVADALREHGFIELHPPQASALPIALEGHSIVVSVPTASGKSLIGYIPAIKKVLEEHKKVLYIVPLKALASEKKEDLDSFSHLGFTVAMSTGDLDSDDGGVRDADIVVATSEKADSMIRHGSRWIDSVGLVIADEVHMIHDPGRGPTLEVALTKLMRRNPNLQIIALSATISNAEDLAMWLDAKLVRSDWRPVPLREGVFFDGEIKFDDMKKKEVPAEKDEIWALIKQTIEEGGQCLVFVNARRSTESLATKYSAKMEEYAGRTLSKQDSDLLEGGSETTSLGKKLAQCVSSGTAFHNAGLTYRQRKYVEDNFRSGLIKCIVATPTLAAGINLPARRVIVRDTGRFESNAGMVPISVMEVKQMCGRAGRPGYDPYGEAVLIAKNLRDSDRLMYDYIMHDTERLTSKLGNEVTLRSHMLGLIATGDASSDDDIVDFLRSTFYGSTSSLFGVESVVEKVTDFLAREGMIEKNGGSVRILPFGKRISDLYIDPKSAVILRDAVKNMKEDTDVFSVLLAAALTPDVMGLYPKKSDEARLGALAEEYEGKCLFDPFEDPDFNYEVFMGALKVSAMTEDWISEIPEDVLTESLGIGPGDVRSRVDMMDWIMYSMSEIAYIMRPDSVRAIRPLLTRIKYGVKDELIDLVSFRGVGRTRARTLYNAGYRKRSDIMSADENKLASLPRIGPSLAKSLKNQAGGSVGKEIPMPEWDPEMEDLDAMSAEFNGEKVSKQSNIFDF
- the lonB gene encoding ATP-dependent protease LonB, with amino-acid sequence MEKKMEEKPTDEPLEKWIERQTFKSTEDVEIPEKMSDRVIGQDVAVEVMKKAASQKRHVMLIGEPGTGKSMLANSMVEYLPKEDLQDVVAYHNPEDFNEPRIRALPSGKGKAIVAEQKAHAAVVKNQKSTMYIYVSMFIIILGLLGSIFFNNWTIMFISLFSVFIILLFLRNPNQKTEVIIVPKVLVGHNVGDMPPFVDATGAHAGALLGDVRHDPFQSGGLETPSHDRIEAGDIHKANKGVLFIDEINMLKMESQQALLTAMQERKMSITGQSERSSGALVKSEPVPCDFILVCAGNLDALKGMHPALRSRIRGYGYEVYMRNTMKDTDVNRSDLARFVAQEVKKDAKIPHFDKYAVGEIIREAQRRAGRRGELTLRLRELGGLIRVSGDVAVKRNAKLVTKEDVLEAKSSARGLEQQIADRYVESNKAYTLFKTEGSSVGMINGLAAMNSDSEMSEFAGIVLPIVAEVTPAQMKKGGRIVATGQLGVIAKEAVDNISAVIKKYTMTNLTDSDIHLQYIGTYSGVEGDSASITMATVIISAMENIPIRQDLAMTGSLNVRGQVLPIGAVTAKLEAAAASGIKMALIPESNVKDVLIEDKYYDMMDIYSVANLRDVLEYAFVDCPMKTQYLEKLLPLTPNGKSTVKKLERPPRYEIKVQEFEIKPPVKPQKNIEPEPEPEPLSEQDRATGGAPCGA
- a CDS encoding nicotinamide-nucleotide adenylyltransferase encodes the protein MSGGHGYDKYSLMIGRFQPLHRGHLEVIRQCASESENLTIGIGSAQYSHSLENPFTAGERYLMIKNTLDDEGIENYCIVPIEDINRYSVWVAHVTSMSPPFTYVYSNNPFTRRLFEESGYRIKESPMYNRDEYSGTEVRRRIVAEENWRPLVPEAVAEVIDEIDGIGRIKDISGGN
- a CDS encoding CinA family protein — translated: MSVLRKMSAALKSTGSTLSLAESCTGGLISMKITQDSGSSDYFIGSAVTYSNISKSRILGVSPETLSKFGAVSEEAAIEMAKGAAEAFLSDYAASVTGIAGPNGGTKRKPVGTVCIGLTDGRRSLAFTKHFEGTREEVREQTAEAVFELLAEFVTEKI
- a CDS encoding HesA/MoeB/ThiF family protein, with the translated sequence MSRYSRQEKLFGIEGQKKLSVATVTVAGCGGLGTYLSLLLTSAGIGKIRLVDGGTPSETDLNRQFFYTGAKGFKADILSKRLREINPEVEIETICRFIEEDNAPEIIGKCDVIADCLDSVRSRLVINKYAVLNNIPLAHGGIDGFYGQATFIFPGRTPCLRCILRGTDERVPDSMAPIVSLIASVQASDIVKFITGSGETMEGKLFTVFAGTNDYGTVAISPDPKCPVCGRIQ
- the purC gene encoding phosphoribosylaminoimidazolesuccinocarboxamide synthase produces the protein MKKIMTGKVKEVYSVDDDTLEFAYTDNISVFDKIIPSKIPHKGETLCRTAKFWFELLSEKGIHNHYISEPAPDRMRVKRVDIIRDYSKIDGRTVNYLIPLEVICRHYAAGSLMDRIKDGKVTAEQLGFPKGHTVKYGEKLPTPFLEATTKLEEHDMNLTDAEAKKMAGLSDAEYEEIKKTVLKIDGIISEEAKKRGLIHCDGKKEFGYDRDRKLMVLDTFGTLDEDRWWDASEYEGGKVVELSKEFVRQYYRESGYHAKLMEAREKGLKEPDIPALPQDIIDRTSKLYVSMYERITGEKF